In the genome of Gemmatimonadales bacterium, the window CGGCGCAGGTGTTCATGGGCGACACCGGCAGCCTCGCCATCGGCGGCGCGCTCGGCACGGTGGCGATCCTGCTCAAGGCGGAGTTCCTGCTGCTCCTGATCGGGGGCGTGTTCGTGGCGGAGGCGTGCTCGGTGCTGGTGCAGACGGGCACCTACAGGTGGTTCAAGCGCACGCGCGGGCGGGAGTACGCCGACGCGCATCGCGTCTTTCGCATGGCGCCGCTGCACCATCACTTCGAGAAGCTGGGTTGGGCGGAGACGACGGTGGTGACGCGGTTCTACATCCTCGGGCTCCTTTGCGCGCTGGTCGCCCTCTCCACGCTCAAGGTGCGCTGACATGGCGCATGCCGTGCCCGACGCGAGCCTGATTGCGCGCTGGCGGTCGAGCGGGCGGCTCGTATCGGTGGTAGGGCTCGGACGGAGCGGTGTCGCGGCGACGTTGCTGCTCCGCGCGCGGGGGCTTCCGGTGTACGCGTCGGACGTGGGGGAAGATGATGGACTCGAGCGGCAGGCCCGGGTGCTGCGCGACGCAGGCGCGACGGTCGAGCTGGGCCGCCACAACCTGATCACGATCGCCGAGTCGTGCGCGGTGGTGGTGTCGCCCGGCGTGCCCCCCGATGCGCCGCCGCTCGAGGCCGCGCGCCGTGTGGGGCTCGAGATCGTGGCGGAAGTGGACCTGGGCTTCGCCGAGCTCCGGGGCACGCGCTGCATCGGGATCACGGGAACCAACGGCAAGACGACGACGACGGCACTCATCGCGCATCTGCTCTGCGCCGCCGGGTTCGCGGCCGAGGCAGCGGGGAACATCGGGCGCCCGCTCTCGGACGTGGTGCTCCGCGCCGAATCGGGGGAGCGGCCCGCACTCGCGTGGCTCGCGCTCGAGTTGTCCTCGTTCCAATTGCACGACGCGCCGCACCTCCGGCCCGCGGTGGGCGTGCTGACGAATCTGTCGCCCAACCATCTGGACCGATACACGGCGCTGGAGGCGTACTACGCGGACAAGGCGCTGCTCTTTGCGCACGCGGATGCCGGGTCGGTGTGGGTCACCAACGCGGACGACGCCGCGGTGCGCGCGATGGTGGCAAACGTGCCCGGCACCCACCTGCGCTTCTCGACGCTGGCACGCGCGGACGGCTGGTACGACCGTGACGGCCGCCGCCTCATGCTCGGCGACGTTCCACTCCTCGCGCGCGATGCGCTCCCGCTCCTTGGCGACCACAACGTCGCCAACGCGCTCGCCGCCGCGCTCGCGGTGCGGCAGGCGGGCGGCGCAATCGATCGGATTGCGCATGGCCTCACGACCTTTCGCGCCATTCCCCATCGGGTCGAGCCGGTGCGCGAGGTGGGCGGCGTGCTCTGGATCAACGACTCCAAGTCGACCAACGTGACCGCGACCGAGGTGGCCCTGGCCGCCGTGGACCGGCCGTTCGTCCTTCTGCTGGGCGGGCGGCACAAGGGCGCGCCATACACGCCGCTCGTGCCGCTGCTCGAGCGGCGGTGCCGGGCCGTGGTGGCCTACGGCGAGGCGGAGCCGCTCGTCGCGCGGGACCTCGCGGGCGCCGTGCCGCTCGAGCGCGGCGGCCGCGACTTCGGCGCCGTGCTCGCCGCGGCGCGGCGGCTCGCCCGTCCGGGTGACGCGGTGCTGCTCTCGCCCGCCTGCTCGAGCTACGACATGTTCACCAACTACGAGGAGCGCGGCGACCGGTTCCGCGCCGCCGTGGAGGCGATGTGATGGGCCGAGCCGTGCGCCATCCGGGCGAGCTCAGGTGGGAGACGCGGCTCCTCGGCGTGATCACGCTCGTGCTGCTGGTCTTTGGCGTCGCCGCCACCTACGGTGCGTCGAGCCTCGTCACGCTGCGCGGCGAGACGGTGGGTGCCACCTTCGCGCTCCGGCAGCTCGGAGGTGCGGTGGTGGGTGGCGTGCTGCTCCTCTGGCTCTCCCGCACCGACTACTGGCGCTGGCGCGACTGGGCGTGGCCGCTGCTCTTCGTCACGATCGTCTTCCTGCTGCTGCCGCTCCTGCCGTTCACCCGCGCCATCGCGCCGACGGTGAACGGCGCGCGCCGATGGGTGAACTTCGGCCCCGCCAACTTCCAGCCGTCGGAGCTGGCGCGGCTCGCCGTCGTGATCTGGTGCGCGATGCTCGCGTCCAAGAAGGGCGCGCAGATTCGCGAGTTCAAACGCGGGGTGCTGCCGTTCATCCTGGTGCTCGGCTTCGTCGCGCTTCTCATCGTGCTCGAGCCCAACCTCTCCATGGCGACGCTGGTGGCGTTTCTCGGCGGACTCGTGCTTTTCAGCGCGGGTGCCAAGATCGGTCACTTCGTAATCCTCGGCGCCGTCGGCATGATCGCGGTGTTCCACCAGATCACCGATGCGCAGTACCGGTTCGCCCGACTGCACACGTTCCTCAACCCGGGCGAGGGCGCGCTCGCCGGCGGATTCCAGATCCATCAATCGCTCATCGGCATCGGGTCGGGGCAATGGCTCGGCCTGGGCTTCGGCGAAGGGCACCAGAAGCTGGGCTACCTGCCGTACGCATACTCGGACTTTCTATTCAGCACGATCGGCGAGGAGTGGGGATTCATCGGCGTGCTCTTCATTGTGCTGCTCTTCGCGCTCTTCGTCTGGCTCGGGCTTCGCATCGCGCGAACGGCATCGGATCCGTTCGGGCAGTACCTCGCGGTCGGCCTCACCTGTACGATCGGGCTCACGGCGTTCATGCACATGGCCGTCTCGCTCGGGATGATGCCGACCACGGGACTCACCTTGCCGTTCATGTCGTACGGCCGCTCGAGCGAGGTGATCTCGCTCGCCGGCACCGGGATCCTGATCAACATCGGCCGGCTCCGAGGAAAGACCGAGCGGCGCACCGGCGAGCGGCGAAGCGAGGCGCGGACGACGGCCGAGCGGCGCCAGGGCGAGCGCCGGGGAAGGGGAGCAGCCGGCCGGCCGTCGGGTCGCACGGTCACGAGCGCGCACGCCGCGCGGAGCGACTGACCGCCTGAGCGCGAGGCAATCGTCGCGTCGAATCCTGATCGCCGGCGGCGGCACCGGCGGCCACCTCATGCCGGCGCTCGCGATCGCGGCATCCTTGCGGGAGCTCGATCGCGACATCGAACCGGTCCTCGTGGGTGCCCGGCGCGGTGTCGAGGCGGGCATCCTCCGGAGCCGGGACTTCCGCTACCATCTGCTGCCGTCGGAGCCGATCTACCGCCGCACCTGGTGGAAGAACGCGCGCTGGCCGTTCGTGGCGGCGCGACTCGTGCGCCGGCTCGGCGCGCTGTTTCGCGAGGAGCAGCCCGCGGTCGTGCTCGGCACCGGGGGATACGCGAGCGGACCGGTGGTGTGGTGGGCGGCGCGACGAGGCGTGCCCAGCGCGGTGCAGGAGCAGAACGCGTTCCCGGGCATCGCCACGCGCTGGCTCGCCGGGCGGGTGGACGAGATCTACCTGGGCCTGCCGGAAGCGCGGGGGCATCTCACGCCCGGCGAGCGCACCGTCGTGCTCGACACGGGCAATCCCATCACGCCGCCGACGCCGGAGCGGCGTGCCGCCGCGCGCACGCGTTTCGGGCTCGACGCAGCAGCGACGCGGCCGGTCGTGCTCGTGACCGGCGGGAGCCAGGGTGCGCTCGCCATCAACCAGGCGGTGGCCGGGTGGCTCGATGCGGGGCTTGCGGCGGGTGC includes:
- the murD gene encoding UDP-N-acetylmuramoyl-L-alanine--D-glutamate ligase; this translates as MAHAVPDASLIARWRSSGRLVSVVGLGRSGVAATLLLRARGLPVYASDVGEDDGLERQARVLRDAGATVELGRHNLITIAESCAVVVSPGVPPDAPPLEAARRVGLEIVAEVDLGFAELRGTRCIGITGTNGKTTTTALIAHLLCAAGFAAEAAGNIGRPLSDVVLRAESGERPALAWLALELSSFQLHDAPHLRPAVGVLTNLSPNHLDRYTALEAYYADKALLFAHADAGSVWVTNADDAAVRAMVANVPGTHLRFSTLARADGWYDRDGRRLMLGDVPLLARDALPLLGDHNVANALAAALAVRQAGGAIDRIAHGLTTFRAIPHRVEPVREVGGVLWINDSKSTNVTATEVALAAVDRPFVLLLGGRHKGAPYTPLVPLLERRCRAVVAYGEAEPLVARDLAGAVPLERGGRDFGAVLAAARRLARPGDAVLLSPACSSYDMFTNYEERGDRFRAAVEAM
- a CDS encoding UDP-N-acetylglucosamine--N-acetylmuramyl-(pentapeptide) pyrophosphoryl-undecaprenol N-acetylglucosamine transferase translates to MAGGGTGGHLMPALAIAASLRELDRDIEPVLVGARRGVEAGILRSRDFRYHLLPSEPIYRRTWWKNARWPFVAARLVRRLGALFREEQPAVVLGTGGYASGPVVWWAARRGVPSAVQEQNAFPGIATRWLAGRVDEIYLGLPEARGHLTPGERTVVLDTGNPITPPTPERRAAARTRFGLDAAATRPVVLVTGGSQGALAINQAVAGWLDAGLAAGASVLWVTGERTYAQFARYHRPPTVQVIDFLDPMADGYAVADLVVSRAGMITVAELCAWGLPSILVPLPTAAADHQTVNARVLADARAAVLLSQGDLTPERLGGEVGRLLEVPARRYAMAEAARARGRPFASRDIARRLLALAGVSRPAF
- a CDS encoding putative peptidoglycan glycosyltransferase FtsW — its product is MGRAVRHPGELRWETRLLGVITLVLLVFGVAATYGASSLVTLRGETVGATFALRQLGGAVVGGVLLLWLSRTDYWRWRDWAWPLLFVTIVFLLLPLLPFTRAIAPTVNGARRWVNFGPANFQPSELARLAVVIWCAMLASKKGAQIREFKRGVLPFILVLGFVALLIVLEPNLSMATLVAFLGGLVLFSAGAKIGHFVILGAVGMIAVFHQITDAQYRFARLHTFLNPGEGALAGGFQIHQSLIGIGSGQWLGLGFGEGHQKLGYLPYAYSDFLFSTIGEEWGFIGVLFIVLLFALFVWLGLRIARTASDPFGQYLAVGLTCTIGLTAFMHMAVSLGMMPTTGLTLPFMSYGRSSEVISLAGTGILINIGRLRGKTERRTGERRSEARTTAERRQGERRGRGAAGRPSGRTVTSAHAARSD